A single genomic interval of Antarcticibacterium arcticum harbors:
- a CDS encoding DUF6122 family protein — MQTFIHYFLHFIAIGAIAYWYDKENWKRNWLILLATMLVDVDHIVADPLFDPNRCGINYHPLHTYYAIGVYILGSIFVRHKTIRLVFIGLFFHMITDSIDCLFMKFG, encoded by the coding sequence ATGCAAACTTTCATCCATTACTTCCTTCATTTTATTGCCATTGGGGCGATCGCGTACTGGTATGACAAAGAGAACTGGAAACGAAACTGGCTTATCCTGCTGGCAACTATGCTGGTAGATGTTGACCATATAGTTGCCGATCCCCTTTTTGATCCCAACCGCTGCGGAATCAATTATCACCCCCTTCATACCTATTATGCCATTGGAGTTTATATCCTGGGAAGTATTTTTGTAAGGCACAAAACCATCAGGTTAGTTTTTATAGGACTGTTTTTTCATATGATCACAGATTCCATCGACTGTTTGTTTATGAAGTTTGGGTAG
- a CDS encoding deoxynucleoside kinase, producing MHVAIAGNIGAGKTTLTKLLAKHYKWEPQYEDVLENPYLEDFYNKMERWSFNLQIYFLNSRFRQILQIRESGKKIIQDRTIYEDAHIFAPNLHAMGLMPNRDFENYKSLFDLMESVVQGPDLLIYLRSSIPNLVSQIHKRGREYENSISIDYLSRLNERYEAWVHNYDKGNLLVIDVDDINFVDNPEDLGSIITKIDAELHGLF from the coding sequence ATGCATGTAGCAATTGCAGGAAATATTGGCGCGGGTAAAACCACCCTTACCAAACTATTGGCTAAACATTACAAATGGGAACCTCAATATGAGGATGTTCTGGAAAATCCATATCTGGAAGATTTTTACAATAAAATGGAGCGCTGGTCCTTTAATTTGCAGATCTATTTCCTCAACAGCCGTTTCCGCCAGATCCTGCAAATTCGCGAAAGCGGTAAGAAAATCATCCAGGACAGGACCATTTATGAGGATGCGCATATTTTTGCTCCCAACCTGCATGCAATGGGATTAATGCCTAACCGGGATTTTGAAAATTATAAATCCTTATTTGATCTTATGGAAAGTGTGGTGCAGGGCCCGGACCTGCTTATCTACCTTAGAAGCAGCATTCCCAACCTGGTTTCACAAATTCACAAGCGCGGACGGGAATACGAAAATTCCATTTCTATTGATTATCTTAGTAGACTAAACGAACGTTATGAAGCCTGGGTTCATAATTATGACAAAGGGAACCTCCTTGTAATAGATGTTGATGATATTAATTTTGTAGACAACCCGGAAGATTTGGGGAGTATCATTACTAAAATTGATGCCGAATTGCATGGGTTGTTTTAA
- a CDS encoding sterol desaturase family protein: METSKRPKHKGSATLLANPFLERLTHTPIHYPLIIFSVISAILIYYGIVEKGFGVPGMILLFFGGMFFFTFIEYLTHRFLYHLPTSGPTSEKIAYTMHGVHHDYPKDKTRLAMPPVVSLIISTFLFVIYRGIMGDYVFGFLAGFLMGYTTYLAIHYSIHRFRVPNNFFKVLWHHHSIHHYRETDRAFGVTSSLWDRVFGTMPRKVNRE, encoded by the coding sequence ATGGAAACTTCTAAAAGACCAAAGCACAAGGGTTCTGCAACCTTATTGGCGAATCCTTTTTTAGAAAGACTAACCCATACCCCAATACATTACCCACTTATTATTTTTTCGGTGATCTCGGCAATTCTTATTTATTACGGGATCGTTGAGAAGGGTTTCGGCGTTCCCGGAATGATCCTGCTTTTTTTTGGAGGAATGTTCTTTTTTACTTTTATAGAATATCTCACTCACCGCTTTCTTTACCATTTACCCACCAGCGGACCAACTTCAGAAAAGATAGCGTACACCATGCACGGCGTTCATCACGACTATCCTAAAGATAAAACCCGGCTCGCAATGCCTCCGGTAGTAAGCCTTATAATTTCTACATTCTTGTTTGTGATCTATCGCGGTATCATGGGCGATTATGTATTTGGGTTCCTTGCCGGATTCTTAATGGGATACACTACCTATCTGGCAATCCACTATTCCATACACCGCTTCCGGGTACCCAATAATTTCTTCAAAGTCCTTTGGCACCACCACAGCATTCACCATTACCGTGAAACCGACCGTGCCTTTGGGGTGACCTCCAGCCTATGGGACAGGGTGTTTGGAACGATGCCCCGGAAAGTTAATAGGGAGTAG
- a CDS encoding App1 family protein — translation MLKRFKRTFGSRKIDNVLITPYRSYGTAHHLYLLGRALDDVPLKIVEDQGFITTIKNTFRQFNTYEIKNAEVDLHIPDLISLTGKSDSEGYFLFDKTISEDLSSRADEEGWVKVHLYFREGDGVPVYEEDQHFQGELLIPEKSAEYGVISDIDDTILHTGVTSFLKLRLLKNSLLTNAYSRIPLKGAPEFYQQLHLGKNGENKNPIFYLSNSPWNLYQYLKLFLDFNKFPKGPILLRNFRGPFDRSLKPEKPHKQKEIINILKTYPDLNFILIGDSGEHDASIYTDIAVQYPDRILAIYLRSVKHKKQMQRIRSIVDNFKTTPVLMVDTSVEAEEHARENGFIM, via the coding sequence ATGCTAAAAAGGTTTAAAAGAACTTTTGGATCCCGAAAAATTGACAACGTACTTATAACGCCTTACCGTAGTTACGGCACTGCGCATCACTTATATTTGCTGGGTAGGGCCCTGGATGATGTTCCCTTAAAGATAGTAGAGGATCAGGGTTTTATAACTACCATCAAAAATACCTTCCGGCAGTTCAATACTTATGAAATTAAAAATGCAGAGGTAGACCTTCATATTCCGGACCTTATTAGTTTAACGGGCAAGTCAGACAGCGAGGGATATTTTCTATTTGACAAGACAATTTCTGAAGACCTGTCCTCCCGGGCAGATGAAGAAGGTTGGGTAAAGGTGCATTTGTATTTCAGGGAGGGAGATGGGGTGCCGGTTTATGAAGAAGATCAGCATTTCCAGGGGGAGCTTTTAATTCCTGAAAAGAGTGCCGAATACGGGGTAATAAGTGATATCGATGATACAATCCTGCATACCGGAGTGACATCCTTTTTAAAATTAAGATTGCTGAAAAACTCCCTGCTTACCAATGCCTATAGCCGGATTCCGCTTAAAGGGGCACCGGAATTTTACCAGCAACTACACCTTGGAAAGAATGGGGAAAACAAGAACCCCATATTTTACCTTAGCAACAGCCCCTGGAATTTATATCAATATCTCAAACTATTTCTGGACTTCAATAAATTCCCGAAAGGGCCGATCCTGTTGCGCAATTTCAGGGGGCCGTTTGACCGGTCGCTGAAACCTGAAAAACCCCACAAACAAAAGGAGATCATCAATATTCTTAAGACCTATCCCGATCTTAATTTCATTCTCATTGGCGACAGCGGGGAGCACGATGCCAGTATATATACCGATATTGCCGTGCAATATCCTGACAGGATCCTGGCGATTTATTTAAGAAGTGTGAAGCACAAGAAACAAATGCAGCGCATACGCAGCATAGTAGATAATTTTAAAACCACCCCGGTTTTAATGGTTGATACCTCTGTGGAGGCCGAAGAACATGCCAGGGAGAACGGGTTTATTATGTAG
- the ligD gene encoding DNA ligase D: protein MSLEEYFKKRDFDTTPEPKGSIPKSEGDLRFVIQRHQATRLHYDLRLEMQGTLKSWAVPKGPSLNPGDKRLAIQTEDHPIQYLTFQGTIPKGNYGAGIMEIWDEGIYQGTGGISKKELLQQFEKGDLKLEFFGKKIKGTFALVRTSRGEKGNQWLLIKKTDDFSTDLAYDAEDFSPFTAAKPKPAPKVKSLQPTETIKPMLATATKKIFNDPQWIYELKWDGYRMIANIKDGEADLSSRNGVSFNSKFSRLKRDLEQIPHNVILDGEVVIVDKKGVPDFQKLQNYDDQTLGELRFYVFDMLYLNGMSMLDLPLLERKSLIEEVIEGTYHTFYCDHMEGMGSTFYKRAIDAGMEGVIAKKANSRYSPGYRSENWLKIKAVQSTEAIICGYTDSESGGAVFGSLILGMYRDEKLTYIGNCGTGFSAAEQKKLLTKFKKLETAESPFKKKINLKGRTPHWLKPQLICEVHFTEWTKTGSLRHPVYKGLRDDKSLTEITGEKVIENPDGVEESSNAGKSAKAGHLEIGGIEVPFTNLEKIYWPESGYRKYDLIDYYIKVSDVMLPYLIDRPENMHRHPNGIDKPGFYQKDNEGILPEWIETFRVHSKSSNKDIEYLLCQNEATLLYMANLGCIEINPWSSRIQQLDNPDFTVIDIDPSEKNTFEEVIEVAQAAKEVMDKARIHGFCKTSGSSGLHIYIPLQAKYTYDEGRDFTKLLCYFIHEMLPGTTSMERNIKKRGKKIYLDFLQNRKGQTLAAPYCVRPKPGATVSAPITWDEVKPGLKMQDFTIKTMPGRIAELGDIFQKVLGKGIDMETALHHLNED from the coding sequence ATGAGCTTAGAAGAATATTTCAAAAAGCGTGATTTTGATACTACCCCCGAGCCTAAAGGTTCTATTCCCAAAAGTGAAGGGGACCTGCGCTTTGTTATCCAGCGGCATCAGGCCACCCGCCTGCATTATGACCTGCGGCTGGAGATGCAGGGGACCTTAAAAAGCTGGGCAGTGCCAAAAGGGCCATCCCTGAATCCCGGTGATAAGCGGCTTGCCATACAAACGGAGGACCATCCTATTCAATACCTTACTTTCCAGGGAACCATCCCAAAAGGCAATTACGGCGCAGGGATAATGGAGATTTGGGATGAAGGTATTTACCAGGGCACCGGCGGGATAAGCAAAAAGGAACTGCTGCAGCAATTTGAAAAAGGAGATTTGAAGCTGGAATTCTTCGGAAAAAAGATCAAAGGCACTTTTGCGCTTGTAAGGACCAGCAGAGGTGAGAAAGGGAACCAATGGCTGCTCATAAAAAAGACCGATGATTTTTCTACAGATCTTGCTTATGATGCCGAAGATTTTTCACCCTTTACGGCGGCGAAACCTAAACCGGCACCCAAAGTTAAAAGCCTCCAGCCTACCGAAACCATCAAACCAATGCTTGCTACCGCCACCAAAAAGATCTTTAATGATCCCCAATGGATCTACGAACTCAAGTGGGACGGCTACAGGATGATCGCCAATATAAAAGACGGCGAGGCAGATCTTTCCTCTCGCAACGGGGTCTCCTTTAATTCTAAATTTTCACGGCTTAAAAGGGATCTTGAACAAATTCCGCATAATGTAATCCTGGATGGGGAGGTTGTTATAGTGGATAAAAAAGGGGTGCCAGATTTTCAGAAACTGCAGAATTATGACGACCAAACCCTGGGAGAACTGCGCTTCTATGTATTTGATATGTTGTATTTAAATGGGATGAGCATGCTTGACCTCCCTTTGCTGGAGCGAAAATCCTTGATCGAAGAAGTTATTGAAGGCACCTATCACACTTTTTATTGTGACCATATGGAAGGGATGGGCAGTACTTTTTATAAACGCGCCATAGATGCCGGGATGGAGGGGGTGATAGCCAAAAAAGCCAATTCCAGATACAGCCCGGGGTACCGCAGTGAAAATTGGCTGAAAATTAAAGCTGTTCAAAGCACCGAGGCCATTATTTGCGGGTACACAGATTCTGAAAGCGGGGGTGCGGTTTTCGGTTCACTTATTCTTGGAATGTACCGGGATGAAAAACTTACCTATATTGGGAACTGTGGCACCGGATTTTCAGCCGCAGAACAAAAAAAGCTGTTGACCAAATTTAAAAAACTGGAGACTGCGGAAAGTCCGTTCAAAAAGAAGATAAATCTAAAAGGTCGCACTCCACACTGGTTAAAACCCCAGCTTATTTGCGAGGTGCATTTTACTGAATGGACCAAAACGGGGAGTTTACGCCACCCCGTCTATAAAGGTCTTCGGGATGATAAGAGCCTTACCGAGATCACAGGGGAAAAAGTAATTGAAAATCCTGATGGCGTAGAGGAAAGCTCCAATGCGGGGAAGTCTGCAAAAGCAGGTCACCTGGAGATTGGCGGCATAGAGGTGCCCTTCACCAACCTCGAAAAGATCTACTGGCCTGAATCTGGTTATAGAAAATATGACCTTATAGATTATTATATTAAAGTGAGTGATGTTATGTTGCCATATTTAATAGACAGGCCGGAAAATATGCACCGGCATCCCAACGGGATTGATAAGCCCGGATTTTATCAAAAGGATAATGAAGGCATTCTTCCGGAATGGATAGAGACCTTCAGGGTGCACTCAAAATCATCCAACAAGGATATAGAATACCTTCTGTGCCAGAATGAAGCCACCTTGCTGTATATGGCAAATTTGGGGTGTATAGAGATCAATCCGTGGAGCTCCCGCATTCAGCAGCTTGATAATCCCGATTTTACGGTAATAGATATAGACCCTTCAGAAAAGAACACTTTTGAAGAAGTCATAGAAGTAGCCCAGGCGGCAAAAGAGGTAATGGATAAGGCCAGGATCCATGGATTTTGTAAAACCTCAGGTTCCAGCGGACTCCATATCTATATTCCTCTGCAGGCAAAATACACTTATGATGAGGGCCGGGATTTCACCAAACTGCTTTGTTATTTCATTCACGAAATGTTGCCCGGCACAACAAGCATGGAGCGGAATATCAAAAAGAGGGGAAAGAAGATCTACCTGGACTTTTTGCAGAACCGGAAAGGGCAAACCCTTGCTGCACCTTATTGTGTTAGGCCAAAACCCGGAGCTACGGTATCCGCCCCTATTACCTGGGATGAGGTGAAACCCGGCTTGAAAATGCAGGATTTTACCATAAAGACCATGCCGGGCCGCATCGCTGAGTTAGGAGATATTTTTCAAAAGGTGCTGGGAAAAGGAATCGATATGGAAACGGCCCTTCATCACCTAAACGAGGATTAA